Genomic DNA from Mauremys mutica isolate MM-2020 ecotype Southern chromosome 13, ASM2049712v1, whole genome shotgun sequence:
ttattaatttttggtcagtcaaaatgtttcatttggatgaaactgaaatatttcattcagATTTCAACTATATCCTATCAAGTTGTATCAGATactaaaaatgaaatgaaaagtcattctGCAAAGGAGAATTGAAACATTCTTTTTTTCCCATATCACAATGCTCTGTTTTGATTAAGAAACAAAAACTAGAAATGTCATTGAAATTGATGCCTTTCATGTAATATTTCAGTTCAGATGAAACAGCATTTCCAATCAGGTctaatgtttgtttattttattcaaTTTCAAATAGGGGAACAAACATAAATAAGATCTAAAGTCaagttttttaaaagttgtagATACCTAAAAAGCTAATGAAATCAAGAGGAGTGAGGAAACTAGGTGTTCTAGAAAATCccactcagcttttccccaactTCCTATCTCATAGATCCTCTTTGCAGCATGTCCTAAAATTCAGCGGGGCTGCTTTGAAGACTTCGCTACTAAATAGATCTTTTGTGGatgttaagaccagaagggaccactgtgaccacCCAGCCTGACCTctggcataacacaggccagatcATTGCATCCATGATAACATGAGGCTGagctactattattatttattgtagcGTGAAGTAGCCCAAGTTATGGAACAGGACCCCGCTGTGCGAAGTGTAgaaaatatcttttagaaagatgtcAGATCTTGATGTAAAGACTCCAAAAAAAAGAAGAATTTACTACACCCCTTGGTGAATTGCTCTAATATTTAATTACACACACTATTTAaacttgtgccttatttctaccctgaatgtatctagcttcaacttataGCCATTGGATCTTATTATTCCTTTGTCTGCTGAAGAGCCCTCTACTATCAGAAACCCTCTTCATGTTTCACTGTCCTTTTTGAGGTATGAAGGCCACAAATGTATACAATATCCCAGTAAAATCTTTCCAATGACCTTTTTACATTGAACCCAGTAGCTTCATCATCatcaaaagaagaaaaggagaagaagGAAGATGATGAAATGGTAGCAGAGGGGAAAGAAGTATCATGTGTCCCTTGGATTGACATAATTCAGCTATGAGTGATTCCTGGCTGAAAATTGAAAATAAGCCAAATGCAAGCTTCAGGTCTAAGACTAGTTCCAGCACAAGGGACTGTGCCTGCTAGTCAAAAGGAGTGCCACGAATTCTGCCCTGCTTTTCACCCCATGCCATGCCAAAGAAGTTTCACTTTAAATGGAGTGAGAGCCATCCCTTTCTACTCCTAGCTCTTCCTTAGTTCCATTTGTTTAGAAGGCAAGCCAGCTCAGATTCTGGGGCATACCTCTGAGAAAGGGACCATTGCCCCAGTTGGCTAAGGACTTCTTTGTGGCTCAAACTGGAGTTTTTCAGCTGTCTTCCCCCTGCCCAGGAAGACTCATCGGTGGAAGCTCACAGTCCTCTGAGGACTAAGGTATTAGACCAGAGTGGCTCTTTTGGGAGGTGTCAAGCTCTAGGCAGAGCCCTGGCAGGGAGCAGTCCTCGTGGTGCAGATAAACAAGGGCCATTATtcttagagctgggtgggaactgGAATTTCCATCCCTTGGGAGAGGTATTTCCAAAAAATTCCATTGCAAAAGAACCAAAATAGATTTTCGTTAAAGTTTCAAACCACACTGTCCAAGGCTCCCGAGCTCTGAAGCAGCCCATCTCCAGGATGCCAAGATGGTGGGAAACTCAGAAGTCCAGAAAGGATTTGGGAGCCTGGGCTCCTCTGAAGCCCACCAGGCTCCTGCCAAGGAGGCTGGAAGCCTAGGGAGGAGTGAGGGGACAAGCTGGCAGGAACCCAGGCTGGCCATCCAGACTTCCTGTTTTCCAGTGAAAACTTCTGTGGAATCAACATGTTTCTGTGGAAGGTTTCGATTGCTGTCAAATCAGCGCTTTACAATTGAACACTCTTCCCTCAGAAAATCTGCAACCAGCTCTCATCCTTCTATCCTGGCTCTTCAGGGTGGGTGTGAAAcagaagggggtgggaggtgtgAGACTCTCACTTTTGTCCTCTCAAAGTTGGGGgccattccccctgctttgccctgAGGCCCACCCCCACTTGGCCTCCTCCCGCGGAGGCCCCATGCATGTGTGCTCTATAGGAGATCAgtctagatgatcagaatggtcccttctggtcttggaatctatgtatTATCTCTGGGAATGTGATATCTCTCTGAAAAGTATCCTCATGTTCAGCTGAACTTGCTGGGTAATATTGAGGAATCACTAGCTGAGATTCTACAGATGGGATTGCCCTAAAGGTCCCCACTGGCCTTAAAATGTTTGATTCTGTGAAAAATTCACTCAATTCAATAGTCCAAATTCCCCTGTAACTTAAACCAATGTAAAACAAAAGTCATTCAGATGAGGTAAAGATTCAAGCCCATGTGAACCTCATCTAGGTAAAAATGTATATCATGGGATTGCTTCAGATACAAGAAAGACAGATACATACAAATTAGATAATCAGAATCAGTAAGtaataacctttccaatgatatctcacaagaccCATATTGCATAAAACATGTCTTAGTTATGCCAAATTCATATTATAACAATATCTCCATGAAGAATACGGGGTGTAGTGTCACACAGCTCATATGGCCCTGCATCaggggacagcaggagggtgggGTTGGTGGTCAGGAGAGCAATGAGTACCTAACCAGTTACAAGGAGAACAGGGGAATGACAatattttttggtaaaaaaacaGGGCCCAAAAATTAGGAGGAAGACCAAAAATACCAGGGAGACTCAGTAAGATTTGATTCTTTAATTCATTTTTGGGTCAAATTTTAGTGGTAAGTATTTTTATGTGTATAGTGTATTTCTGTCTGGGACGAGGGAGGCCCGTGTGACAATATCTAGACTGAGATTTGCAAAGTTGCCTAGTGCTTTTCGGTGCTCATTTCCTATTCATATTAATTCATTCCTTTCTTTTTatttgggtgagggaggaaaaTCAGATCTTATGAgctctgaaaattttggccatacATCTAATGTTTGCATTTCATATATCTGTATTGATATCTATATCATTATTGATATAAATATAGATATTTTAATGTTGCCTTGACCCTGCAAAGATGTATGAACAAGAAGGAAATTTCACATGGCTGGACACTGAGACTCCCAACCCTCCACAGACTTTCATTTTTTGTTTACCCAGTTACAGATCTGCAGAGAATACTGCCCAATCAAAGTTCTCCACTCACTGTGGCAGCAACATTTTTCACCTACTATTCGGAGGCAAAAATGAAAATGAGGATCCTAAAAAAATGGAGAATGAatgtcattggcttcagtgggagtggaAGAGACCCAGAACCACTCAAAAGATGGTAAGCTCCTTGCAGAATTTGGACTTTAATGTTCATGTATGGATGAATGAACCAGAGTGCTTTACTGAAATGTGAGTTTGGAAAAAAGCGCAATTTTCATCAAGAATGTTTCTTACAGTATGAAGTTTTGTATAAAAGAAATGTGTATTAAATGTATGAAAGAAGAATGCTCAAAAGGTAGCAGAGtaacaggaagagaaagagagagagagagagagagagaaagaaagaaagaagtatgaagTAAGGTTAAAAAGGGGTAACTCTGTTCTCAAGGACTTGGACTCAAATAAGAAACTATATCAGTTCATCTCTATTTTATTATATGCTAAAATTTATACTTTCACATTCTATACCTGTTTCTCTAAGCTACTAGTTTAAGAATAGTGTTTCTCTAAGGTACTAGTTTAAGAATAGATTTTCTTAGGGACTCATTGAcctccttgtttctcaggctgtagatgacaGGGTTGAtcatgggagtcaggactgtgtagaaGACAGAGAATATTTTGTGTAGGACCTTGGGCACGTTGGCTGTTGGAATTACATAGACAGTTAATACGGTCACATACAAAACTGCAAgcacaatgaggtgagaggagcaggtggaaaaggccttttgcctcccgatgctggaagggattctcaggatggtgctTATGATACAAATGTAGGATGTCAGAGTCAGAAGAAAGGGCACAAATGTCCCTATTACAGAGATAATAAATGTCAACAGTTCCAGAGTCTGGGTGTCGACACAGGACAGCTTTATCACGGGTGAAAAATCGCAAAAGAAGTGGTCAATTTCTTTGGAATCACAGAACGTTAattggaaaaagaaaatatttactaTGGTGCAGAGCAGAAAGCTACTTATCCAGGAACCTGCCACAAGCTGCCAACAAACCCTGCCATTCATCAGAGCAGCATAACGGAGTGGATTgcatatcgctaaataccgatcataagacattgcTGTGAGCAGCAGATTTTCTGTATTTGACAGGATACCAAAGGAATATAATTGCACAATGCAGCCCTTaacagaaatggttctgtccccagtcaggagactggccagaaGCTGGGGCAGGATGGCAGAGGTGTAGCAGATCTCcaggcaggacaagttccccagtaAAAAGTACATGGGGATGTGAAGGTGCTGATTAGTCACAACTAGCACAACGAAGAGGATGTTTCCGGCGACAGTCACaatgtagatcactagaaacagcaggaagagaaggggcTTCAGTTCAGGGTCATTCCCGAATCCTAAGAGGATGAATTCCACGATGGGCGTTTGGTTTCTTACTTCTGCTTTTTCCATAATATGTATCTAGAATCAGAAAACTATTAAATATTGTTGGAGTACACACAGTCAGGCTGTGCTGTTGGTTATACTGGCAGAAACCTGGAGTAGGTAACCTCATACCACTGCATCTCTCCACTGGAAAAATGAAGTTGCCAAAAAAACCAGAGGAAGACTCCTATCCTTAAGAGGTTGAGCTTCCAATATAGGTGAAACAAGAGCATGGAACCCTATTGAATTACAGGAATCTCCCATCAAACTCCCTTAAGCTCTCTTCAACTTTAAATacttttaggctgggattttgaaATATCTTTATCATATCAATGTCACATCAACAAATCTAGAAGACATAACAAAAATCAATAGACTAGAAATGAAAGATATTTAGATTTCTACCACTAGTATGTCTCCCCTGCAGCTGAGAGGTATAATTCCCAGCTTAGTAGATGTACATGCATTAGCTTTGATCAAGCTTGCAAGATAAAATAAGCAGTGAGAACACAGCAGCACATGCAGCCGTTTGGATGGCCACCTGTGTACATACCTAGGATCTCAGATGGGATTAGGCTCTGGCACCTAGTCTGTACTGCAGAGGCtagactgctatttttagcacaataACTCAATcaaagattgtgtgtggtgggtttACCAGAACAAGGAATTACACTGTCTAGATGCAGTATAGATATTCCCCATAAGACAGATACTGAAACACTAATGAGGCTGTGGTTTGTATGAAGGTCTATCCTGCTGTcctctatcctagcagattcaaatTAAAATTTGCACTATTAGATAAGATGCAGCTGAGAAACAGACAATGACACAAACCAACCCTATACACAGACCACCAATGTTTCTGGTTTCCTGATCTCAGTTGCACCACGGTAAATTGCATCAGCTTCATGTGGATTTATGCAagtgcaactgagatcagaatccaacaCCATATAAAGAAATGAAAGTTAGATAAAAATGAAAACTCATTAAGAGAGAAATAAGAGAGTCATTTTTAGCGAGAAGGGAGAATGTGCCTggagaaaaatgaaaaactggaTAAAAAAAGGAAGATATATACAGACAGAATGAGACAAAAATACAcagtgagagagaaacagagagagaaagagagagagaaattgtttcTTTCTCCAAATTTTATGAACAATAGAATACAGATATTTTTAAAGAGAAGTAGTAGATCCTTGCCGTTAAAGAAAAGGTATCAAAGCCAATAGGCCTGAAATCTTTTCTTTGCTTTTCCCCTACATACTTCTTGATATATTCTGCCATCTGATCTCTTCACCCACTGACTTATGATGCACCCACATGAActatgtctacaccaggagtgGCAATGGTACGTTGACACTAGTGCAACATAAATGTATGACAGAAAAATGGAAATccagaaaaacaaacacagagaGAAGACAGACAATTTTTACGAGCACTAAAACTCACATGGTAAAAATAAAATCTACACACAAAGAGTCAATAAACTacatacattcatggaggataggtccatcaatggctattagccaggatgggcagggacggggtccctagcctctgtttgccagaagctgggaatggatgacagggaatgggtgacttgatgattacatgttctgttcattacctctgaagcacctggcatttggCCTCTGTTGgaagatggacctttgctctgacctagtatggccgttcttatgtttttacagTCTAAATCTGAGAGCCATTCATTGCTCTTTCCTGAGCATTTTTTGCTCTAACACTTCTACTTTGATTTACATTCCCCCTGGATTGAACAAGCAATCATATTCTTTCTGATACACTAGATGCCCGAGcaggtatttttcttttctaaatcagATTATTTCATTTTAACTGTGCTGCTTTACGTTTCACACTGACAGTTTATTGCCCGCTGCGCCCTAACCATCACCCTTCCTTCAGATTTTCTGAGATAAGATTATAGTCTTCGCACTACATTTTCTAATCTCTTCTACTCTTGATGATCTTCAATTATCTCAGTAATTACTGGATTTTACAGTGCTCCTTGGTGTATTTTGTTGTTATTCCCTTTCATAGAAATTAATGTCTCTCCTGGTTGGTAATTTCTCGTTCTTATGAGGTGATGTAATCTCCCTCGATAGTTCTGCTAGTGGGAATTTGAAAGGATTGCATAGAGGAAAGATAaagtgttccctctaagctgtgtggcTGTGCAACCGCGCAGGAGGGAATCAAGTGCCATGCACTGATTAGCAGAGCCTCCCAGGGTGGCATGTGTTCAGGTACCGTTCCCCCCACTGCTCTGCAGCCGCAGTGCTCCTGCTCTTTGCCTTGGAGCCCATTGCAAGCCGCTCCCAGGACCCTGCTGCTtcctgtgcagagcagggagggcaggggggatgcTGATGTCAGGAtgtccctctcctccactcccccctgcccatgtactccatctccacagagcaggagagCTCAGGAGCAGAGAGCTTCTGGTAGCTGCTTCAGTCTCAGCTTTCTGGTGGGAGTGCCTTAAAAAGACAAAGCACGGTCTCTCATAGGCTTCCCCAGCAGCAAGCACACTCACACTCTGTGACTCTtgctcactcacacacacacgcactgtctctgtgtctctgacacacacgcacacatacattctgtctctgacacacacagtctctctctctttctctctctcacacactgtcTGTGTCTCACACATAGacactgtctcacacacacagtctgtttcacacacacatgcacacactgacacacacacacacagtctctgtgtctctctcacatacacatggtgtctcacacacacacacagtctgtttcacacacacacacacacacacacacactgtttcttATACACTTACCTCCCAACACATTTGTATTGTTGTGTTATTGCAGTTTTATGACTGGTCTACGCCttgcataattttatttctctcttacacttaaatttaattctttgagtagttagtattaaaatgcctaacctgtcctggatggagtaattatccctatggtaacttttcaaaaatatatatctacgtttttgttttagtttttactgGTGGCACACATCACCtctatattggtgcacataacaaaattcactcTGCACATGGATAGAAAAAATTAAAGGGAACATTGATGTGAGGGAATACTGTGCGCATGTGGGATGGGAAAGGTGGAGGTGGATTGTTCTACTGTAAAATGCGAATAGAGTCTGCAATAGTTTATTTTGAATGGGCAGGAGAGATAGGGATCCGAACCCATATCAGACGTGAGGAAAATATCTCTTGCCTTTTCCCTGTAAGGGGCCTAACACAAAACCTCTTGGACTCAATGACTGAGAGTCTTTCCCTTAACTACAAAGAACTTTGGATCTCGCTCATGATTATAATACAAGATGCAATATCTTGGAGCACGTGAGCCATAGTTAGATAAAGAATGGTTTGGCTCCTAATTTGTATCTACTAACAGGATGACAAATTATACAGTAGGGGGCTGGTCGGTGATGGGACGTTGACTCGTGGGGAAGTATTGATCTGATGACGTGAACAAACCAGTCCAACAGAGACCATTCTCTCTTTGTATTGGTTGCAATATAGTTATTGTAGCTTAATGTTGCTGAATTGTATAGTAAATTGCTTCACTCACTGTGGTTCACTATAAAATATAGTCAAAAGACTAAATAACCAGTAATTATATGGTACAGGGAAAATGGAAttggcaacaggggatggatcactggctGATTACCTCttccattcattccctctgaagcaccttgcattgaccactgtcaaaagacaggctAGTGGGCTAAATGGAgctttggtctgatgcagtatggccattctcatgttctaaATCTGAGAGCTATTCACTGCTCTTTCTTAAGCTTGCTTTGCTATAACCCATTTTTGATGGCTTACCCTTGAGGTGCTACATGGAACTGTAGttccactgagccctctgacccaccagtctgggctccctctgacactgtgctgctgtggcaaTTTGCAGACCTACTCCTGGTCCTACACTTCCTCCAGCTTttacacaggtagggacacacccagctgcatttgtatgcaggctctctgaccagccactgcatgaaccaacaatacaGAAGCCACAAaatccccagcctaggaccccacaGCTGTACCACCCTGGCCTGGTCAAAACACTGACCAGTAGGAATTTGTTACCCGGTTTGCCCCACTCCCTCAATATGAAGAGTAATATGCAAACTTATGCTAAAtgagctgagatttttcccaAGACATTTCCCTTAAACGCACACTGGTTTATGTTAAACTATAAACAAATTTAACtacaaaatagattttaagtgactataagggataggaaacagatcaaagcagattaccagcAAATAACCCCCCCCACAAATTAAGAATAACACAGTGGTTAGATTGACTATGAATAAGCAGTTGCtaaccctgactgatgataccaGCGGTCTTGCAGATTCTCAAGGCACAGGCTGCATTTGCTTTGCAGTTAAGATTTCTCAGGTCTCCATACACAGGCTAAACTCCCTCTAGCCTGGTTcaagcacttcccccacttcagtgTTTGTTCCTTAGGCGATTCCAGGAGTCCTCTTGTGTGATGAGTGAAGAACTGTCGATATcactccctgccttttataaCCTTAGCATAGGGCGGGAACCTTTTGTTTCCAAACTTGGTGCCTGGACCAATGCGTGGAAAAGTacagacatcccaagatggagttcagagtcatgtggtctggtcacctgcccttgtagagtcatagcaacAATTACTTACAGGCTCTCTGGAGTGCTCTCAGGAAGACTTATCAggtgggggataagcttctcctaaggcctattgttttccctaatggctcattaCCCTGAATTGGCTCTTCCCAACCAGGTGtgtagactgaaagcatcttgcctagtggAAAGTACCAAGGAGTAACTACATTTGACATACAGATACATAGTCtatattcataacttcatatacaaaaatgacacatgcatagaaataggataatcataaTAAGCAAatcacaacttttccaatgacaccttacatgacccgTCTTGCACAAAATATACCATAATTATGCTCTAATCATAACATAATAATCTCACTATGAAGGATATAGTGTGCAGTGTCACCCCATCAAACTTTATTTACTTCCCCCCTGGATTGAACATGCAGTTATACTGGTTCTGACATGGTGGATGCCTGAGTAGacatttctttttttctaaacaaTATTATTCCATTTGTTCTGTGTTGATTTACCTTTCATACTGATGATCTATTGCACCCTAACCCTTTATTCAGTTTTCCTGAGATAAGTTTACAGTTTTTGCACTACATTGTCTACTCGTCTGCTATTGATAGTCTTACATTATCTCAGTAACCTGAACTTTGGGTTCCTATCTGAGTGTCAGGGTCCTACAGCGCTTCTTGGTGTATTTTGTTGATATTTCCTTTCACAGAAATTAGGGTCTCTCCTGGTCGGTAATTTCTCCTTCATATGAGGTGATGTAATCTCCCTTGTCATTTCTGCTTGTGGGAATTTGAAATTATTGCACAGAGGaaagttaatatttatttttagaaaggaaaaacaacGGTACAAGGAAGTCTTATTACTAAATTCAAAGGGGAAGCTATGAAAAACAACTGATTCCAAAGGGAAAATAACAGAAAGCGGGACTATTGACCCAAAAGacaaagcaataaaaaaaaagggaATGTCATTTCATAGAAAATTAATGCAGAAGAACTTCTGATCTCAATGGAAATCTCTGTTCACCTGATGTATTTGATGAGTAGGTCTGCTAGAATAATAGCAAAAAAGGAAACAATGTCAATTCTATTTCATAGTAATAAGAAAATTAAATGCTGCCAAATTAAAAAATTCCTGGCTAAAGCTCCCGGGTGAGTCTGATCTCTGGACCTGAAACTCCAAATGAAGGTCTAGTAGACCCTAAAGCTGCCACATGAAAAAAAGTTCAAATCTCCTTGTTGACATGGCTGTGATTGTTTTAGAaatctaagggagttaggcacccaactgcaTTTGCATATCAAAGGGAGTTTGGCAGCTTACCTTTCtatgctcctttgaaaatctctactTAGATGCTTGATGACATAATTATCTCCCATCCTTCTAGTCTTTGCTGAAATAGCGAGGGGCTCCCTCTCCCACAGTGTGAGGAAATATTCTGTGTATGTGGGATGGGAAAGGTGGAGGTGGGTTGCTGTATTGTAAAACGTGAATGTAATCTGCGAGTGTTTGTTTTGAGAGTGGGCAGGGAAGACAAAGATCCAAGCCCATATCAAATGTGGAGAAAATATCTGTTGCCTCTGCCCCATATGCGTCCTTACACAAAACTCCTTCTAGTCAATGAcagaggacttgtctacactgcaacagcgctgcaactttctcactcaaggtgtgaaaaaacataccCCTGAGCAcagaaagtttcagtgctgtaacgtggcagtgtagacagtgcaccagtgatgGAAGCcgggctcccagtgctggtagctattcccctcgtggaggtgagTTTTTTACAGCGCTGAGatagctctctcccagtgctggtgtcGCGACTACATGGCCATGTTAAAGTATTGTCGTggcagcgctgccatggcagcgctttaacgttgcctgtgtagacatgtccttagAGTCTTTTAGTTAACTACAAAGACTTTGGCTCTGGCTCATCATTATAAGATGCAAGATATTGGAGTGTAAGTGATGTGGGACTTACCCCTGCGGCGTCTCCTGCTAGTCTCTGTCGGGAATTAGCTCACCCAGcttccagagcgccctctgcaggccagtgatccgccttacCGCTGTCCCCCAGGTCCCTCTCAGGACCCTGGTTCCCTTTTCTCTGGGGTCCTGTCCCTCTgccagtaacccctcagtctcagggtctccccacccagaagAACCCCTCACCCTGTATCCCCACCTTgactcagtgtaaggctactgccagtcaccaactaccccccattccctggggcagactgctgtgtatgccactcatcactggcaaggggggtttgggcCTGCTGTCTCTGTCCAGCCTTGGGCTGTCTCCTaaaaccccagtacctgtttagCCTTATACTAGGCCGCAGCTtgggggggtttccaggctggagctcccttggccgttccccagccctgctccactcccggtaccttgtctctagctccctgcagccagtcccatctccctctacagctagagagagactgtttgggttCCTGGCtcgcagcctcttataggggctaGCTGGgctctgtttggggtgtggccgcagc
This window encodes:
- the LOC123348391 gene encoding olfactory receptor 5V1-like, translated to MEKAEVRNQTPIVEFILLGFGNDPELKPLLFLLFLVIYIVTVAGNILFVVLVVTNQHLHIPMYFLLGNLSCLEICYTSAILPQLLASLLTGDRTISVKGCIVQLYSFGILSNTENLLLTAMSYDRYLAICNPLRYAALMNGRVCWQLVAGSWISSFLLCTIVNIFFFQLTFCDSKEIDHFFCDFSPVIKLSCVDTQTLELLTFIISVIGTFVPFLLTLTSYICIISTILRIPSSIGRQKAFSTCSSHLIVLAVLYVTVLTVYVIPTANVPKVLHKIFSVFYTVLTPMINPVIYSLRNKEVNESLRKSILKLVP